One Pecten maximus chromosome 7, xPecMax1.1, whole genome shotgun sequence genomic window carries:
- the LOC117330449 gene encoding CAP-Gly domain-containing linker protein 1-like isoform X3 codes for MSTSKENMQRLQEEFDLLEAKQQDVRGNFKRLETAKKEKDAKVIMESLFDQLKEAIGMYDDVAKDMEDMFHDVRKNLGRREDGSVRKRPPLSPEEQELTYELKAQLMRNVETQNQRLKSEISLHEKMSEAKNQNQQNKKVTEDASLSKTNSLRLMKMFEKKAKDSETKLKDMQSELSKSQQLAKKYQQLYEMEKRKMGGGGAEGPRVTPISMESEGRATPKIPNQSSYSFLGSGQRVNDIVRKNEVLLEENDVLKREIHRLKHDNMTLIKKAKHAMTDKDGLLTRLETSESNRKQLHKRLDREKTQHTMLSRSLTRQASDWIVLKKQLAQFDEEYRWSQIERQKEYALQRFGAIPPIHVMTPITEVSSVSDYDYDH; via the exons AGACTGCAGGAGGAATTTGACCTCCTGGAGGCGAAACAACAAGATGTTAGGGGGAACTTTAAGCGACTGGAGACAGCCAAAAAGGAGAAAGATGCTAAAGTTATCATGGAGAGTCTATTTGACCAGCTTAAGGAGGCAATCGGCATGTACGATGAT gtAGCCAAGGACATGGAAGACATGTTTCATGATGTTCGAAAGAATCTAGGTCGACGGGAGGATGGAAGTGTCAGGAA ACGACCGCCACTCTCGCCAGAGGAACAAGAATTGACGTATGAACTCAAAGCACAATTGATGAGGAACGTTGAAACGCAAAATCAGAGATTAAAATCAGAAATATCTTTACACGAAAAAATGTCAGAGGCCAAGAATCagaatcaacaaaacaaaaaggtGACAGAGGATGCCTCGCTTTCGAAAACAAATTCACTCCGACTCATGAAGATGTTTGAGAAGAAGGCAAAAGATT ccgaaacaaagttaaaagaCATGCAATCCGAGCTCTCCAAATCCCAACAGTTAGCGAAAAAGTACCAACAGTTATACGAGATGGAAAAGAGGAAGATGGGAGGCGGAGGGGCGGAGGGTCCACGCGTCACGCCCATTTCTATGGAATCTGAAGGGAGAGCCACGCCTAAGATACCAAACCAATCCTCGTATTCCTTCTTAGGTTCAGGCCAACGGGTTAACGACATTGTCCGCAAAAACGAG GTGTTACTGGAGGaaaatgatgtattaaaacGGGAAATTCATCGTCttaaacatgacaacatgaCCTTGATTAAGAAGGCTAAGCACGCTATGACTGACAAAGATGGACTATTG ACACGGCTAGAGACCAGTGAATCGAACAGAAAACAGTTACATAAAAGGCTGGATAGAGagaaaacacag CATACTATGTTGTCTCGAAGTTTGACGCGACAGGCATCGGACTGGATAGTTTTGAAAAAGCAACTTGCTCAATTTGACGAAGAGTATAGATGGAGTCAG ATTGAGCGTCAAAAGGAGTACGCCCTCCAGCGGTTTGGGGCGATACCGCCAATCCATGTTATGACCCCCATCACTGAGGTGTCGTCCGTCAGTGACTATGATTACGATCACTAG
- the LOC117330449 gene encoding CAP-Gly domain-containing linker protein 1-like isoform X4, protein MSTSKENMQRLQEEFDLLEAKQQDVRGNFKRLETAKKEKDAKVIMESLFDQLKEAIGMYDDVAKDMEDMFHDVRKNLGRREDGSVRKRPPLSPEEQELTYELKAQLMRNVETQNQRLKSEISLHEKMSEAKNQNQQNKKVTEDASLSKTNSLRLMKMFEKKAKDSETKLKDMQSELSKSQQLAKKYQQLYEMEKRKMGGGGAEGPRVTPISMESEGRATPKIPNQSSYSFLGSGQRVNDIVRKNEVLLEENDVLKREIHRLKHDNMTLIKKAKHAMTDKDGLLTRLETSESNRKQLHKRLDREKTQHTMLSRSLTRQASDWIVLKKQLAQFDEEYRWSQLQKSKHTNGRPCKSARSRTTHAHAPRD, encoded by the exons AGACTGCAGGAGGAATTTGACCTCCTGGAGGCGAAACAACAAGATGTTAGGGGGAACTTTAAGCGACTGGAGACAGCCAAAAAGGAGAAAGATGCTAAAGTTATCATGGAGAGTCTATTTGACCAGCTTAAGGAGGCAATCGGCATGTACGATGAT gtAGCCAAGGACATGGAAGACATGTTTCATGATGTTCGAAAGAATCTAGGTCGACGGGAGGATGGAAGTGTCAGGAA ACGACCGCCACTCTCGCCAGAGGAACAAGAATTGACGTATGAACTCAAAGCACAATTGATGAGGAACGTTGAAACGCAAAATCAGAGATTAAAATCAGAAATATCTTTACACGAAAAAATGTCAGAGGCCAAGAATCagaatcaacaaaacaaaaaggtGACAGAGGATGCCTCGCTTTCGAAAACAAATTCACTCCGACTCATGAAGATGTTTGAGAAGAAGGCAAAAGATT ccgaaacaaagttaaaagaCATGCAATCCGAGCTCTCCAAATCCCAACAGTTAGCGAAAAAGTACCAACAGTTATACGAGATGGAAAAGAGGAAGATGGGAGGCGGAGGGGCGGAGGGTCCACGCGTCACGCCCATTTCTATGGAATCTGAAGGGAGAGCCACGCCTAAGATACCAAACCAATCCTCGTATTCCTTCTTAGGTTCAGGCCAACGGGTTAACGACATTGTCCGCAAAAACGAG GTGTTACTGGAGGaaaatgatgtattaaaacGGGAAATTCATCGTCttaaacatgacaacatgaCCTTGATTAAGAAGGCTAAGCACGCTATGACTGACAAAGATGGACTATTG ACACGGCTAGAGACCAGTGAATCGAACAGAAAACAGTTACATAAAAGGCTGGATAGAGagaaaacacag CATACTATGTTGTCTCGAAGTTTGACGCGACAGGCATCGGACTGGATAGTTTTGAAAAAGCAACTTGCTCAATTTGACGAAGAGTATAGATGGAGTCAG TTACAGAAAAGCAAGCATACAAACG GTAGGCCCTGTAAATCCGCACGGAGCAGAACAACGCATGCACATGCACCAAGGGACTAA
- the LOC117330449 gene encoding CAP-Gly domain-containing linker protein 1-like isoform X5, producing MSTSKENMQRLQEEFDLLEAKQQDVRGNFKRLETAKKEKDAKVIMESLFDQLKEAIGMYDDVAKDMEDMFHDVRKNLGRREDGSVRKRPPLSPEEQELTYELKAQLMRNVETQNQRLKSEISLHEKMSEAKNQNQQNKKVTEDASLSKTNSLRLMKMFEKKAKDSETKLKDMQSELSKSQQLAKKYQQLYEMEKRKMGGGGAEGPRVTPISMESEGRATPKIPNQSSYSFLGSGQRVNDIVRKNEVLLEENDVLKREIHRLKHDNMTLIKKAKHAMTDKDGLLTRLETSESNRKQLHKRLDREKTQHTMLSRSLTRQASDWIVLKKQLAQFDEEYRWSQRILGRPCKSARSRTTHAHAPRD from the exons AGACTGCAGGAGGAATTTGACCTCCTGGAGGCGAAACAACAAGATGTTAGGGGGAACTTTAAGCGACTGGAGACAGCCAAAAAGGAGAAAGATGCTAAAGTTATCATGGAGAGTCTATTTGACCAGCTTAAGGAGGCAATCGGCATGTACGATGAT gtAGCCAAGGACATGGAAGACATGTTTCATGATGTTCGAAAGAATCTAGGTCGACGGGAGGATGGAAGTGTCAGGAA ACGACCGCCACTCTCGCCAGAGGAACAAGAATTGACGTATGAACTCAAAGCACAATTGATGAGGAACGTTGAAACGCAAAATCAGAGATTAAAATCAGAAATATCTTTACACGAAAAAATGTCAGAGGCCAAGAATCagaatcaacaaaacaaaaaggtGACAGAGGATGCCTCGCTTTCGAAAACAAATTCACTCCGACTCATGAAGATGTTTGAGAAGAAGGCAAAAGATT ccgaaacaaagttaaaagaCATGCAATCCGAGCTCTCCAAATCCCAACAGTTAGCGAAAAAGTACCAACAGTTATACGAGATGGAAAAGAGGAAGATGGGAGGCGGAGGGGCGGAGGGTCCACGCGTCACGCCCATTTCTATGGAATCTGAAGGGAGAGCCACGCCTAAGATACCAAACCAATCCTCGTATTCCTTCTTAGGTTCAGGCCAACGGGTTAACGACATTGTCCGCAAAAACGAG GTGTTACTGGAGGaaaatgatgtattaaaacGGGAAATTCATCGTCttaaacatgacaacatgaCCTTGATTAAGAAGGCTAAGCACGCTATGACTGACAAAGATGGACTATTG ACACGGCTAGAGACCAGTGAATCGAACAGAAAACAGTTACATAAAAGGCTGGATAGAGagaaaacacag CATACTATGTTGTCTCGAAGTTTGACGCGACAGGCATCGGACTGGATAGTTTTGAAAAAGCAACTTGCTCAATTTGACGAAGAGTATAGATGGAGTCAG AGAATTCTCG GTAGGCCCTGTAAATCCGCACGGAGCAGAACAACGCATGCACATGCACCAAGGGACTAA
- the LOC117330449 gene encoding CAP-Gly domain-containing linker protein 1-like isoform X2, translating to MSTSKENMQRLQEEFDLLEAKQQDVRGNFKRLETAKKEKDAKVIMESLFDQLKEAIGMYDDVAKDMEDMFHDVRKNLGRREDGSVRKRPPLSPEEQELTYELKAQLMRNVETQNQRLKSEISLHEKMSEAKNQNQQNKKVTEDASLSKTNSLRLMKMFEKKAKDSETKLKDMQSELSKSQQLAKKYQQLYEMEKRKMGGGGAEGPRVTPISMESEGRATPKIPNQSSYSFLGSGQRVNDIVRKNEVLLEENDVLKREIHRLKHDNMTLIKKAKHAMTDKDGLLTRLETSESNRKQLHKRLDREKTQHTMLSRSLTRQASDWIVLKKQLAQFDEEYRWSQVGPVNPHGAEQRMHMHQGTKNVYLPKKMLPVESWGQANQTVATPSR from the exons AGACTGCAGGAGGAATTTGACCTCCTGGAGGCGAAACAACAAGATGTTAGGGGGAACTTTAAGCGACTGGAGACAGCCAAAAAGGAGAAAGATGCTAAAGTTATCATGGAGAGTCTATTTGACCAGCTTAAGGAGGCAATCGGCATGTACGATGAT gtAGCCAAGGACATGGAAGACATGTTTCATGATGTTCGAAAGAATCTAGGTCGACGGGAGGATGGAAGTGTCAGGAA ACGACCGCCACTCTCGCCAGAGGAACAAGAATTGACGTATGAACTCAAAGCACAATTGATGAGGAACGTTGAAACGCAAAATCAGAGATTAAAATCAGAAATATCTTTACACGAAAAAATGTCAGAGGCCAAGAATCagaatcaacaaaacaaaaaggtGACAGAGGATGCCTCGCTTTCGAAAACAAATTCACTCCGACTCATGAAGATGTTTGAGAAGAAGGCAAAAGATT ccgaaacaaagttaaaagaCATGCAATCCGAGCTCTCCAAATCCCAACAGTTAGCGAAAAAGTACCAACAGTTATACGAGATGGAAAAGAGGAAGATGGGAGGCGGAGGGGCGGAGGGTCCACGCGTCACGCCCATTTCTATGGAATCTGAAGGGAGAGCCACGCCTAAGATACCAAACCAATCCTCGTATTCCTTCTTAGGTTCAGGCCAACGGGTTAACGACATTGTCCGCAAAAACGAG GTGTTACTGGAGGaaaatgatgtattaaaacGGGAAATTCATCGTCttaaacatgacaacatgaCCTTGATTAAGAAGGCTAAGCACGCTATGACTGACAAAGATGGACTATTG ACACGGCTAGAGACCAGTGAATCGAACAGAAAACAGTTACATAAAAGGCTGGATAGAGagaaaacacag CATACTATGTTGTCTCGAAGTTTGACGCGACAGGCATCGGACTGGATAGTTTTGAAAAAGCAACTTGCTCAATTTGACGAAGAGTATAGATGGAGTCAG GTAGGCCCTGTAAATCCGCACGGAGCAGAACAACGCATGCACATGCACCAAGGGACTAAAAACGTATATTTGCCTAAGAAGATGTTACCAGTGGAATCGTGGGGGCAGGCTAACCAGACAGTTGCTACGCCTTCTCGCTAA
- the LOC117330449 gene encoding CAP-Gly domain-containing linker protein 1-like isoform X1, translating into MSTSKENMQRLQEEFDLLEAKQQDVRGNFKRLETAKKEKDAKVIMESLFDQLKEAIGMYDDVAKDMEDMFHDVRKNLGRREDGSVRKRPPLSPEEQELTYELKAQLMRNVETQNQRLKSEISLHEKMSEAKNQNQQNKKVTEDASLSKTNSLRLMKMFEKKAKDSETKLKDMQSELSKSQQLAKKYQQLYEMEKRKMGGGGAEGPRVTPISMESEGRATPKIPNQSSYSFLGSGQRVNDIVRKNEVLLEENDVLKREIHRLKHDNMTLIKKAKHAMTDKDGLLTRLETSESNRKQLHKRLDREKTQHTMLSRSLTRQASDWIVLKKQLAQFDEEYRWSQAGNTKIKSSYVDLRKTYQTYHQGQRENSIIPSRGGKSQKGYFPPVSRLSSSVSTLHREKSSAADWVRIPERPKREKSTLNIVLPKVKVSR; encoded by the exons AGACTGCAGGAGGAATTTGACCTCCTGGAGGCGAAACAACAAGATGTTAGGGGGAACTTTAAGCGACTGGAGACAGCCAAAAAGGAGAAAGATGCTAAAGTTATCATGGAGAGTCTATTTGACCAGCTTAAGGAGGCAATCGGCATGTACGATGAT gtAGCCAAGGACATGGAAGACATGTTTCATGATGTTCGAAAGAATCTAGGTCGACGGGAGGATGGAAGTGTCAGGAA ACGACCGCCACTCTCGCCAGAGGAACAAGAATTGACGTATGAACTCAAAGCACAATTGATGAGGAACGTTGAAACGCAAAATCAGAGATTAAAATCAGAAATATCTTTACACGAAAAAATGTCAGAGGCCAAGAATCagaatcaacaaaacaaaaaggtGACAGAGGATGCCTCGCTTTCGAAAACAAATTCACTCCGACTCATGAAGATGTTTGAGAAGAAGGCAAAAGATT ccgaaacaaagttaaaagaCATGCAATCCGAGCTCTCCAAATCCCAACAGTTAGCGAAAAAGTACCAACAGTTATACGAGATGGAAAAGAGGAAGATGGGAGGCGGAGGGGCGGAGGGTCCACGCGTCACGCCCATTTCTATGGAATCTGAAGGGAGAGCCACGCCTAAGATACCAAACCAATCCTCGTATTCCTTCTTAGGTTCAGGCCAACGGGTTAACGACATTGTCCGCAAAAACGAG GTGTTACTGGAGGaaaatgatgtattaaaacGGGAAATTCATCGTCttaaacatgacaacatgaCCTTGATTAAGAAGGCTAAGCACGCTATGACTGACAAAGATGGACTATTG ACACGGCTAGAGACCAGTGAATCGAACAGAAAACAGTTACATAAAAGGCTGGATAGAGagaaaacacag CATACTATGTTGTCTCGAAGTTTGACGCGACAGGCATCGGACTGGATAGTTTTGAAAAAGCAACTTGCTCAATTTGACGAAGAGTATAGATGGAGTCAG GCTGGCAATACCAAGATAAAGAGTAGTTATGTTGATCTGAGAAAGACCTACCAAACCTACCACCAGGGACAAAGGGAAAATTCGATCATTCCTAGTAGAGgcggaaaatcacaaaaaggATACTTCCCGCCAGTCAGTAGATTGTCCTCCAGTGTTTCGACACTGCATAGGGAAAAATCGTCTGCCGCCGATTGGGTGCGGATACCGGAAAGACCAAAGAGGGAAAAATCGACTCTAAATATTGTGTTGCCTAAGGTCAAGGTGTCAAG GTAG
- the LOC117330449 gene encoding CAP-Gly domain-containing linker protein 1-like isoform X6: MSTSKENMQRLQEEFDLLEAKQQDVRGNFKRLETAKKEKDAKVIMESLFDQLKEAIGMYDDVAKDMEDMFHDVRKNLGRREDGSVRKRPPLSPEEQELTYELKAQLMRNVETQNQRLKSEISLHEKMSEAKNQNQQNKKVTEDASLSKTNSLRLMKMFEKKAKDSETKLKDMQSELSKSQQLAKKYQQLYEMEKRKMGGGGAEGPRVTPISMESEGRATPKIPNQSSYSFLGSGQRVNDIVRKNEVLLEENDVLKREIHRLKHDNMTLIKKAKHAMTDKDGLLTRLETSESNRKQLHKRLDREKTQHTMLSRSLTRQASDWIVLKKQLAQFDEEYRWSQRILVTEKQAYKR; this comes from the exons AGACTGCAGGAGGAATTTGACCTCCTGGAGGCGAAACAACAAGATGTTAGGGGGAACTTTAAGCGACTGGAGACAGCCAAAAAGGAGAAAGATGCTAAAGTTATCATGGAGAGTCTATTTGACCAGCTTAAGGAGGCAATCGGCATGTACGATGAT gtAGCCAAGGACATGGAAGACATGTTTCATGATGTTCGAAAGAATCTAGGTCGACGGGAGGATGGAAGTGTCAGGAA ACGACCGCCACTCTCGCCAGAGGAACAAGAATTGACGTATGAACTCAAAGCACAATTGATGAGGAACGTTGAAACGCAAAATCAGAGATTAAAATCAGAAATATCTTTACACGAAAAAATGTCAGAGGCCAAGAATCagaatcaacaaaacaaaaaggtGACAGAGGATGCCTCGCTTTCGAAAACAAATTCACTCCGACTCATGAAGATGTTTGAGAAGAAGGCAAAAGATT ccgaaacaaagttaaaagaCATGCAATCCGAGCTCTCCAAATCCCAACAGTTAGCGAAAAAGTACCAACAGTTATACGAGATGGAAAAGAGGAAGATGGGAGGCGGAGGGGCGGAGGGTCCACGCGTCACGCCCATTTCTATGGAATCTGAAGGGAGAGCCACGCCTAAGATACCAAACCAATCCTCGTATTCCTTCTTAGGTTCAGGCCAACGGGTTAACGACATTGTCCGCAAAAACGAG GTGTTACTGGAGGaaaatgatgtattaaaacGGGAAATTCATCGTCttaaacatgacaacatgaCCTTGATTAAGAAGGCTAAGCACGCTATGACTGACAAAGATGGACTATTG ACACGGCTAGAGACCAGTGAATCGAACAGAAAACAGTTACATAAAAGGCTGGATAGAGagaaaacacag CATACTATGTTGTCTCGAAGTTTGACGCGACAGGCATCGGACTGGATAGTTTTGAAAAAGCAACTTGCTCAATTTGACGAAGAGTATAGATGGAGTCAG AGAATTCTCG TTACAGAAAAGCAAGCATACAAACG GTAG